The Myroides phaeus DNA segment CAACCAATCTAAATACTCTTTATTAAACTCTGCATTGCTATATTCTCCTTCCTCTATCAATTCCTCTTTATCAGAAAAATAAAACTCCTCGTCATAAATTACTGGCTCTACATCATAAGCTGCAACTTGCAAAAGCTCTTTCAAATTCTTAGCCGCAATAAAAACGCCTCCTTCATCTCCAAAAATAACAATTGGACACTCTTCTAAGTTTTCATTTTTTACCCAAAAAGCAAAAATACTTCCTGTACTATTAGCTTCTGCAAAAGGAATAAAAGAATTTACAAATTCCACATCCTCTGAAAAAGATTCTATAATGCCTGGATCTTCATCAATTAAATAAAGTGCATTCGAATAATATGATGGAATAGTGTCTAATAACTGAAATTCCATTAAGCTTTTTAATTCATTAGGTATTTTATACCCCTTAAATAACGCAGTAAATTCTTGTTTTACCATTGTGTTGTTCATTTTTGCCTTTTTACCAGGCTTACAGTTTTTTTAATTAAAAAATAAATTAAAGTAATAAAGTCTACCTTAAATAACCTTATTACTTATATTCAATAAAGATAAAATATTTTTTTTTACAAAAAATAATATTTTAAACATTATTATTGTTTTTTATATAACAAATAGTATTTCTTTTTCAGAGCATAAAAGTAATATTTTAAAACAAAACTTTCAAAAATTCTTATTTAAATAACAATTATATTAAAAATAAAAGACACTCACTATTCACATCCTTACTTATAAATCTAAGTGTTTTTAACTATTTACATTCAAATAATTATATTTGCCTACTTAAATAAAGAAATACAACACTTCATAATATGTCCACATCACATACTATATATTTAGCTTCAGCCCTTTTAACAAATGACAAAAATGAAATGCTAACAGTTAGAAAAAAAGGATCAACCTTCTATATGATGGCAGGAGGAAAAATCGAATTAGGAGAGACACCAATTGAAACCTTAAAAAGGGAAATTCAAGAAGAATTACAATTAAACATTACAAACGATCAAATTACATTATTAGGTACGCATCAAACAATAGCTGTCAATGAAGCTAATACAATTGTTAACGCTACAATTTTTCATGTCAGAATAAATAACTCATCGATTCAAGCAAGTGCAGAAATTGAAGAGATAAAATGGGTAACAAAAGAAAATTATAAAAGCATTAAGCTTGCTCACCTTTTAAAAGAATTTAGTCTTCCAATTTGGTTAAAAATGAAATAGGCCTTACGAATTAACGTAAAGCCTATTTTTATACTCGTTCAACTATGCTTGTTTCTTAACAAACTTAGTTAGGATTACAATTGTTTGTCCATCTACCTTTCCTTCAATTTGTTCTACATTATCGTGAACTAATCTAATATTTCTTACAGCCGTACCAATTTTAGCATTAATAGTAGATCCTTTTACATCAAGGTCTTTAATTAATGTTACGGTATCCCCTCCTACTAAAATATTTCCGTTACAGTCTTTATGCAATTCTACAGAACCATCACCTATGTGATCTCCACTTAATTTAGCAAATTCAAGTAACTCATCATCTAAATACATCATATCTAAACTATCCGCAGCCCAGCTTTCATTTCTAAAACGGTTAAGCATACGCCAAGCAACAACTTGTACTGCAGGAAATTCACTCCACATTGAAGTTGTTAAACACTGCCAATGATTAGAATCTAATTCTTGCTTTTTATCAATTTGAGCCAAACAAGTATCACAAATATAAATCTCTCTATCTGCATCATTTGCAGCAGCAGGTGGTACTTCATAAACATTTAAATGCCCAGTAGCCTCACATAATTCACACTTGTTACCACTTCTTTCTTTCAGTTGCGCTTCAGTCTTCATACTTTATAATCTAATAAATATTAAAGGTGTAAATATAAACTTAAATATTTATATACAAAAAATAATAAAACGACTCATTATATAAAGTATTTTCATTTAGAAGCTACTAATATCACATCTTTATATATTACAATACTTCAAACCTTATAATTACATCAGAAAAAACATTGGCAACGACACTATACAAACAAATGCTTTATCTTTACTACTTAACAACACACAATTATTAAAATGAAAACAGATATTGAAATTGCACGCGAGTGTAAGCTTGAAAAAGTACAAGACATTGCCAATAAAATTGGTGTAGATCAAGAAGCATTAATTCCATACGGAAAGCACATGGCAAAAGTTTCACTTGAAGAAATTAATGCCGAGAAAATTAAACAATCTAATTTAATCCTTGTTACTTCAATTACCCCTACCAAAGCAGGAATAGGTAAAACGACTGTTTCAATTGGTTTAGCATTAGGATTAAATAAAATTGGTAAGAATGCCATAGTAGCATTACGCGAACCATCATTAGGCCCATGCTTTGGAATGAAAGGTGGAGCAGCTGGAGGTGGTTATGCTCAAGTATTGCCAATGGAAAACATCAATCTTCACTTTACAGGAGATTTTCACGCTATCACATCAGCACACAATACCATCAGTGCATTATTCGACAATTATATTTATCAAAACAGAGCCTCTGAAAATGGTATAAAAGAAATACTTTGGAAACGAGTATTAGATGTAAACGATCGTAGCTTACGCTATTTAGTATCAGGACTTAGAGGCAGCGCGAATGGAGTTCCTCAAGAAACAGGTTTTGACATTACCCCTGCGTCAGAAATTATGGCTATACTATGTTTAGCAAGTGATATAGATGATTTACGCAGAAGAATTGAAAACATCTTATTAGGATATCGCTATGATGGCAGTATGTTTACTGTCAAAGACCTTGGTG contains these protein-coding regions:
- a CDS encoding PhnA domain-containing protein; amino-acid sequence: MKTEAQLKERSGNKCELCEATGHLNVYEVPPAAANDADREIYICDTCLAQIDKKQELDSNHWQCLTTSMWSEFPAVQVVAWRMLNRFRNESWAADSLDMMYLDDELLEFAKLSGDHIGDGSVELHKDCNGNILVGGDTVTLIKDLDVKGSTINAKIGTAVRNIRLVHDNVEQIEGKVDGQTIVILTKFVKKQA
- a CDS encoding cell wall assembly protein; translated protein: MNNTMVKQEFTALFKGYKIPNELKSLMEFQLLDTIPSYYSNALYLIDEDPGIIESFSEDVEFVNSFIPFAEANSTGSIFAFWVKNENLEECPIVIFGDEGGVFIAAKNLKELLQVAAYDVEPVIYDEEFYFSDKEELIEEGEYSNAEFNKEYLDWLRNDAKLKPILTIEDVDAIVNDAQSLLQGDLDDFLKKYAN
- a CDS encoding NUDIX hydrolase, giving the protein MSTSHTIYLASALLTNDKNEMLTVRKKGSTFYMMAGGKIELGETPIETLKREIQEELQLNITNDQITLLGTHQTIAVNEANTIVNATIFHVRINNSSIQASAEIEEIKWVTKENYKSIKLAHLLKEFSLPIWLKMK